From a region of the Desmodus rotundus isolate HL8 chromosome 7, HLdesRot8A.1, whole genome shotgun sequence genome:
- the LTK gene encoding LOW QUALITY PROTEIN: leukocyte tyrosine kinase receptor (The sequence of the model RefSeq protein was modified relative to this genomic sequence to represent the inferred CDS: inserted 3 bases in 3 codons; deleted 1 base in 1 codon; substituted 2 bases at 2 genomic stop codons) yields the protein MIPLEQGPPPPQGVCQDLRGSFAQPPTPNLSSCRDLGQGAFPEVCEGLVIGLPGDPRPLXVAIKTLPELCSPREEXDFLMQALSSARSAIKTLGARVGLSLQVAPRLILPELTSGXDVQSFLRHSRAYLGRPFSQLSPLAMPDLLQLAQDTAQSCHYLEENPLIHRDIATRNCLLSCTGTAWWSRLGTLRKVAASRDXATFFHKDLRGFAAGPVVAPEAFLEGTFTFRTDSWSFGVLLWXPLAGRTNQEVVDFIVRGGQMDPPKGCAGPVEHIMTWCWQQQPELCPTFANILEHLQLLSSAPHDLL from the exons ATGATTCCTTTGGAGCAAGGGCCACCTCCACCTCAGGGTGTCTGCCAGGATCTAAGGGGAAGCTTC GCTCAGCCACCCACTCCCAACCTGTCTTCGTGCAGAGACCTGGGCCAGGGTGCCTTCCCAGAGGTCTGTGAGGGTCTGGTGATCGGCCTTCCTGGGGACCCCCGCCCCCTGTAGGTGGCTATCAAG ACCCTGCCAGAGCTCTGCTCTCCGCGGGAGG CCGACTTCCTCATGCAGGCGCTCTCATCAG CAAGGTCAGCCATCAAAACATTGGGTGCCCGTGTGGGGCTCAGCCTCCAGGTTGCCCCTCGCCTAATTCTACCAGAGTTGACATCTG AGGATGTTCAGAGTTTCCTGAGGCACAGCCGGGCCTACCTGGGGAGACCCTTCTCCCAG CTCTCACCTCTGGCCATGCCAGACCTGCTTCAA CTGGCCCAGGACACAGCCCAGAGCTGCCACTACCTGGAGGAAAATCCCCTCATCCACAG GGACATCGCGACCAGGAACTGTTTGCTGAGCTGCACTGGGACAGCCTGGTGGTCAAGACTGGGGACTTTGAGGAAGGTTGCTGCTTCAAGGGA cTGAGCCACTTTTTTCCACAAGGATCTGCGGGGCTTTGCTGCAGGTCCAGTAGTTGCCCCAGAGGCCTTCCTGGAGGGCACCTTCACATTCAGGACAGACTCCTG GTCTTTTGGGGTACTGCTCT GACCTCTCGCTGGGCGCACCAACCAGGAGGTAGTGGACTTCATAGTCAGAGGGGGACAGATGGACCCTCCCAAGGGCTGTGCAGGGCCTGT GGAGCATATCATGACCTGGTGTTGGCAGCAGCAGCCTGAACTCTGCCCCACTTTTGCCAACATCTTGGAGCATCTTCAGCTGCTCTCAAGTGCGCCCCATGACCTGCTGTGA